From Haliaeetus albicilla chromosome 31, bHalAlb1.1, whole genome shotgun sequence, one genomic window encodes:
- the LOC138683113 gene encoding sushi, nidogen and EGF-like domain-containing protein 1: MGPRLWQTKAPSLLLLLLLLLLGHGENWGPLGTWGAPMGPSGGVLYPFGLEVGDEATPTEDDGMSPEIFLWENFSFYGQRHRSLYVNNNGVVSFGIGVPEFTPQPFPLPGHRPFVAPYWADVDTRLGGNVYYRQSQKPELLARLTHDLANAVKPPEPPPKPTWAFVATWYRVSFFGAASTKVNTFQAVLATDGATSFILLNYGDIQWTTGISNGGDAHTGLGGIPAQAGFNSGDGVHYYNIPGSRTPAVLHVGRGSNVGISGRWIFRVDEFTVTEGPPPEQNATPSPTPPPKSTTPSPPGTTEEKTYICEW, translated from the exons ATGGGACCCCG GCTTTGGCAGACGAAGGCTCcgtccctcctcctgctcctcctcctcctcctcctcggccaCGGGGAGAACTGGGGAcccctggggacatggggggcacccatgggaccTTCAG GTGGGGTGCTGTACCCCTTCGGATTGGAGGTCGGGGACGAGGCCACGCCCACCGAAGATGACGGGATGAGCCCCGAGATCTTCCTCTGGGAGAACTTCTCCTTCTACGGGCAACGTCACCGCTCGCTCTAC GTGAACAACAACGGGGTGGTGTCCTTCGGAATAGGGGTCCCTGAATTCACCCCCCAACCCTTCCCGCTGCCCGGCCACCGCCCCTTCGTGGCCCCATACTGGGCCGACGTCGACACCAGACTGGGAGGAAACGTCTACTACCGGCAAAGCCAGAAACCGGAGCTTCTGGCCCGCCTCACCCACGATCTGGCCAATGCCGTGAAGCCGCCTGAGCCGCCTCCCAAACCCACGTGGGCTTTCGTGGCCACCTGGTACCGCGTGTCCTTCTTCGGAGCCGCCTCCACCAAG GTGAACACCTTCCAGGCGGTGCTGGCCACCGACGGGGCCACCTCCTTCATCCTCCTCAACTACGGTGACATCCAATGGACCACCGGCATCTCCAACGGTGGGGACGCCCACACCGGCCTGGGGGGGATCCCGGCGCAG gCCGGTTTCAACAGCGGGGACGGCGTTCACTACTACAACATCCCGGGATCGCGCACGCCGGCCGTGTTGCACGTCGGCCGCGGGAGCAACGTGGGAATTTCGGGGCGTTGGATTTTCCGGGTGGACGAATTCACCGTCACCGAGGGACCCCCCCCCGAACAAAACGCCACCCCTTCGCCGacgcccccccccaaatcaacGACACCCAGCCCACCCGGGACCACCGAGGAGAAGACGTACATCTGCGAGTGGTGA